In a single window of the Salvelinus alpinus chromosome 15, SLU_Salpinus.1, whole genome shotgun sequence genome:
- the cnot1 gene encoding CCR4-NOT transcription complex subunit 1 isoform X20, which produces MNLDSLSLALSQISYLVDNLTKKNYRASQQEIQHIVNRHGPEADRHLLRCLFSHVDFSGDGKSSGKDFHQFLIQECVSLISKPNFISTLCYAIDNPLHYQKSLKPLAHLFTQLSKVLKLSKVQEVIFGLALLNSCNADLRGFAAQFVKQKLPDLLRSYVDADLGVNQEGGFQDIAIEVLHLLLSHLLFGQKGASGVGQEQIDAFLKTLCRDFPQARCPVVLAPLLYPEKRDILMDRILPDSGELAKTMMESSLAEFMQEVGYGFCASLDECRNIILQYGVREVTASQVARVLGMMARTHSGLSDGIPLQSISAPGSGIWSDGKDKSDGSQAHTWNVEVLIDVVKEVNPNLNFKEVTYELDHPGFMIRDSKGLQMVVYGIQRGLGMEVFPVDLIYRPWKHAEGQLSFIQHSLMSPDVFCFADYPCHTVAIDILKAPPEDDNREIATWKSLDLVESLLRLSEVGQYEQVKQLFSFPIKHCPDMLVLALLQISTSWHTLRHELISTLMPIFLGNHPNSAIILHYAWHGQGQSPSIRQLIMHSMAEWYMRGEQYDQAKLSRILDVAQDLKSLSMLLNGTPFAFVIDLAALASRREYLKLDKWLTDKIREHGEPFIQACVTFLKRRCPSIMGGLAPEKDQPKSAQLPPETMATMLGCLQSCAGSVSQELSETILTMVANCSNVMNKARQPPPGVMPKGRAPSTSSLDAISPVQMDPLTAMGSLNLSSSATSHTQSMQGFPTPLGSAFSNPQSPAKAFPPLSNPNPSTPFGGIGSLSSQLGNTGPLGSGIGSGLGMPAVSSDPFGTRKMSTPGLNPTTFQQSKMKASDLSQVWPEANQHFSKEIDDEANSYFQRIYNHPPHPTMSVDEVLEMLQRFKDSTIKREREVFNCMLRNLFEEYRFFPQYPDKELHITACLFGGIIEKGLVTYMALGLALRYVLEALRKPFGSKMYYFGIAALDRFKNRLKDYPQYCQHLASIGHFLQFPLTLQEYIEYGQQSRDPPVKMQGSITTPGSLALAQAQAQSQPPKAPQSGQPSTLVTTATATTTVAKTTTITRPTPGSFKKDVPPSINTTNIDTLLVATDQTERIVEPPENVQEKIAFIFNNLSQSNMTQKVEELKETVKEEFMPWVSQYLVMKRVSIEPNFHSLYSNFLDTLKNPEFVKMVLNETYRNIKVLLTSDKAAANFSDRSLLKNLGHWLGMITLAKNKPILYTDLEVKSLLLEAYVKGQQELLYVVPFVAKVLESSLRSVIFRPQNPWTMAIMNVLAELHTEHDLKLNLKFEIEVLCKNLSLDINDLKPGTLLKDKDKLKSLEEQLSAPKKEAKPPEEMIPIVSTAAPSTPAPTTACSATGPPTPQFSYHDINVYALAGLAPHINININIPLLQAHPQLKQCVRQSIERAVQELVHPVVDRSIKIAMTTCEQIVRKDFALDSEESRMRVAAHHMMRNLTAGMAMITCREPLLMSIATNLKNSFAAALRAPTPQQREMMEEAAARVAQDNCELACCFIQKTAVEKAGPEMDKRLATEFELRKHARQEGRRYCDPVVLTYQAERMPEQIRLKVGGVDPKQLAVYEEFARNVPGFLPSNDLSQPTGFLAQPMKQQAWATDDVAQIYDKCMADLEQHLHAIPPALAMNPQTQALRSLLEAVALARNSRDGIAALGLLQKAVEGLLDATSGADADLLLRYRECHLLVLKALQDGRAYGPLWCNKQITRCLIECRDEYKYNVEAVELLIRNHLVNMQQYDLHLAQSMENGLHYMAVAFAMQLVKLLLVDERSVSHITEADLFHTIETLMRTSAHSRANAPEGLPQLMDVVRSNYEAMIDRAHGGPNFMMHSGISQASEYDDPPGLREKAEYLLREWVNLYHSAAAGRDSTKAFSAFVGQMHQQGILKTDDLITRFFRLCTEMCVEISYRAQAEQQHNPAASAAIIRAKCYHNLDAFVRLIALLVKHSGEATNTVTKINLLNKVLGIVVGVLIQDHDVRQTEFQQLPYHRIFIMLLLELNAPEHVLETINFQTLTAFCNTFHILRPTKAPGFVYAWLELISHRIFIARMLAHTPQQKGWPMYAQLLIDLFKYLAPFLRNVELNKPMQILYKGTLRVLLVLLHDFPEFLCDYHYGFCDVIPPNCIQLRNLILSAFPRNMRLPDPFTPNLKVDMLSEINIAPRILTNFTGVMPSQFKKDLDSYLKTRSPVTFLSELRSNLQVSNEPGNRYNIQLINALVLYVGTQAIAHIHNKGSTPSMSTITHSAHMDIFQNLAVDLDTEGRYLFLNAIANQLRYPNSHTHYFSCTMLYLFAEANTEAIQEQITRVLLERLIVNRPHPWGLLITFIELIKNPAFKFWSHDFVHCAPEIEKLFQSVAQCCMGQKQAQQVMEGTGAS; this is translated from the exons ATGAATCTTGACTCGCTCTCGCTGGCTTTGTCTCAAATCAGCTACCTGGTGGACAATTTAACAAAGAAAAACTACAGAGCCAGCCAGCAGGAAATACAGCAT ATTGTGAATCGTCACGGCCCTGAGGCGGACAGGCATTTATTACGCTGTCTCTTCTCCCATGTGGATTTCAGTGGTGATGGTAAAAGCAGTGGCAAAGATTTTCATCAG TTTCTGATCCAGGAGTGTGTTTCACTGATTTCAAAGCCTAATTTTATTTCAACACTTTGCTACGCCATCGACAATCCTTTGCACTACCAGAAG AGTTTGAAGCCGTTGGCCCACTTGTTTACTCAGTTGAGTAAAGTTCTCAAGCTAAGCAAGGTTCAAGAA GTGATATTTGGCCTTGCTTTGCTCAATTCGTGCAACGCAGACCTTCGTGGTTTTG CCGCGCAGTTCGTCAAACAAAAGCTCCCTGATCTCCTCCGCTCGTACGTGGACGCGGACCTTGGCGTTAACCAGGAAGGTGGCTTCCAAGATATTGCCATAGAGGTCCTGCACCTGCTCCTCTCCCATCTTCTGTTTGGCCAGAAGGGAGCCAGTGGCGTCGGACAAGAGCAGATTGACGCTTTCCTCAAGACACTGTGCAGAG atttCCCGCAGGCGCGCTGCCCTGTGGTGCTTGCACCGCTGCTGTACCCTGAAAAACGGGACATTCTGATGGACAGGATTCTGCCAGACTCGGGAGAGTTAGCCAAGACCATGATGGAGAGTTCTCTTGCAGAGTTCATGCAGGAAGTTGGCTATGGCTTTTGTGCAAG TCTTGATGAATGCCGCAACATAATTCTGCAGTATGGGGTGCGAGAGGTTACTGCCAGCCAGGTGGCCAGGGTCCTGGGGATGATGGCTCGTACCCACTCTGGCTTGTCTGATGGAATCCCCCTACAG TCCATCTCTGCTCCGGGCAGTGGCATTTGGAGTGATGGAAAGGACAAAAGTGATGGTTCTCAGGCCCACACTTGGAATGTAGAAGTTCTGATTGACGTGGTCAAAGAAGTT AACCCCAATCTGAACTTCAAAGAGGTGACCTACGAGCTCGATCACCCTGGCTTTATGATCCGGGACAGTAAGGGACTTCAGATGGTGGTGTATGGGATCCAGAGGGGCCTGGGCATGGAGGTGTTTCCTGTCGACCTCATCTACCGGCCCTGGAAGCATGCTGAGGGACAG CTGTCATTCATTCAGCACTCCCTCATGAGCCCAGATGTGTTCTGCTTCGCTGACTACCCCTGCCACACCGTAGCCATCGACATACTGAAGGCGCCACCCGAGGACGATAACAGGGAGATAGCCACCTG GAAGAGCCTGGACCTGGTGGAGAGCCTCCTGCGCCTCTCTGAGGTGGGCCAGTACGAGCAGGTGAAGCAGCTCTTCAGTTTCCCCATCAAGCACTGTCCTGACATGCTGGTGCTGGCGCTGCTGCAGATCAGCACCTCCTGGCACACCCTGCGCCACGAGCTCATCTCCACCCTCATGCCCATCTTCCTGGGCAACCATCCCAACTCTGCCATCATCTTGCACTACGCGTGGCACGGACAGGGCCAGTCCCCCTCTATCCGTCAGCTGATCATGCACTCGATGGCAGAGTGGTACATGAGAGGAGAGCAGTACGACCAGGCCAAGCTGTCCCGCATCCTGGATGTGGCCCAGGACTTGAAG tctctttcaATGCTGCTAAATGGTACTCCATTTGCGTTTGTTATTGACCTTGCTGCACTTGCCTCTCGCCGTGAATACCTCAAACTTGACAAATGGCTGACTGACAAAATCCGAGAGCACGGG GAGCCCTTCATCCAGGCATGTGTAACGTTCCTGAAGAGACGCTGTCCCTCTATTATGGGTGGTCTGGCCCCAGAGAAGGACCAGCCCAAAAGTGCCCAGCTCCCCCCGGAAACGATGGCTACCATGCTGGGCTGTCTGCAGTCCTGTGCAGG gAGTGTGTCTCAAGAGCTCTCTGAGACTATCTTGACCATGGTTGCCAACTGTAGCAACGTCATGAACAAAGCCCGCCAGCCACCACCGGGGGTCATGCCAAAGGGACGTGCTCCCAGCACCAGCAGCCTAGACGCCATTTCCCCTGTGCAG ATGGATCCCCTGACAGCCATGGGTTCGCTGAACCTGAGCAGCTCTGCCACCTCTCACACACAGAGCATGCAGGGCTTCCCTACGCCGCTGGGCTCTGCCTTCAGCAACCCCCAGTCCCCAGCTAAGGCCTTCCCTCCActgtccaaccccaaccccagcACACCATTTGGGGGGATTGGAAGCCTCTCTTCACAGCTAGGTAACACAG GTCCGCTGGGATCAGGCATTGGTTCTGGTCTTGGAATGCCAGCGGTGAGCAGCGATCCGTTTGGGACGAGGAAGATGAGCACACCGGGCCTGAATCCGACCACCTTTCAGCAGAGTAAGATGAAGGCCT CTGACCTATCTCAGGTGTGGCCTGAGGCTAACCAGCACTTTAGTAAGGAGATTGACGATGAGGCTAACAGTTACTTCCAGCGCATCTACAATCACCCCCCACACCCCACCATGTCTGTGGATGAG GTGCTGGAGATGTTGCAGAGGTTCAAGGACTCCACCATCAAGCGAGAGCGGGAGGTCTTTAACTGTATGCTGAGGAACTTGTTTGAGGAGTACCGCTTCTTCCCCCAGTACCCTGACAAGGAGCTGCACATCACCGCCTGCCTGTTCGGGGGGATCATCGAGAAGGGTCTTGTCACCTACATGGCCCTTGGGCTGGCCCTCAGATATGTCCTTGAAGCCTTAAGGAAGCCATTTGGATCCAAAATGTATTACTTTGGAATCGCTGCTCTAGATAGATTCAAAAATAG GCTGAAGGACTATCCCCAATATTGTCAGCATTTGGCCTCGATCGGCCACTTTCTGCAATTCCCCCTTACTTTACAAGAG TATATCGAGTATGGCCAACAGTCACGGGATCCTCCAGTGAAGATGCAAGGATCCATCACCACCCCTGGGAGCCTGGCGTTGGCTCAAGCTCAGGCCCAGTCTCAGCCTCCCAAAGCCCCCCAGTCTGGACAGCCCAGCACCCTGGTCACCACAGCTACTGCCACCACCACTGTCGCCAAAACCACTACCATCACACGACCTACCCCTGGCAGCTTCAAGAAGGATGTGCCG CCCTCCATCAACACCACAAACATTGACACTCTGCTAGTAGCAACAGACCAAACCGAGAGGATTGTGGAACCCCCAGAAAATGTTCAAGAGAAAATTGCTTTCATCTTCAATAACCTGTCACAATCCAACATGACACAGAAG GTTGAGGAGTTAAAGGAAACTGTGAAAGAGGAGTTTATGCCCTGGGTCTCCCAGTATCTGGTCATGAAGAGGGTCAGCATCGAGCCCAACTTCCACAGCCTATACTCCAACTTTCTAGACACTCTGAAGAACCCTGAGTTTGTCAAAATGGTCCTGAATGAAACTTACAGAAACATCAAG GTTCTCCTTACCTCTGATAAGGCAGCTGCAAACTTCTCTGATCGATCCCTACTGAAGAATTTGGGCCACTGGCTTGGCATGATCACTCTGGCAAAAAACAAGCCCATCCTGTACACG GATTTGGAGGTAAAATCCCTCTTGTTGGAAGCCTATGTCAAGGGGCAGCAGGAGCTACTGTATGTGGTCCCGTTTGTGGCCAAAGTCCTGGAATCCAGTTTGCGTAGCGTG ATCTTCCGACCTCAGAATCCCTGGACCATGGCCATCATGAATGTTCTGGCAGAGTTGCATACGGAACATGATCTGAAG CTGAACTTAAAGTTTGAGATTGAGGTGCTGTGTAAGAACTTATCACTGGACATCAATGACCTGAAGCCTGGCACCCTGCTGAAAGACAAAGACAAGTTGAAGAGTCTGGAGGAGCAGCTCTCTGCACCAAAGAAAGAGGCCAAGCCCCCTGAAGAAATGATCCCTATTGTTAGCACAG CTGCACCATCCACTCCCGCCCCAACCACCGCTTGCTCAGCTACTGGGCCCCCTACCCCGCAGTTTAGCTATCATGACATCAATGTGTACGCCCTTGCAGGGCTAGCCCCTCACATCAATATCAACATCAAC ATCCCCTTGCTTCAAGCCCACCCTCAGCTCAAGCAGTGTGTGAGACAGTCCATTGAGCGGGCCGTGCAAGAGCTCGTCCACCCCGTAGTGGACCGCTCCATCAAGATCGCCATGACAACCTGCGAGCAGATCGTCAGGAAGGACTTTGCTCTGGACTCGGAGGAGTCGCGCATGCGTGTGGCAGCTCATCATATGATGCGCAACCTGACTGCCGGCATGGCCATGATCACCTGCCGGGAGCCCCTGCTCATGAGCATCGCCACCAACCTGAAGAACAGCTTTGCTGCTGCCCTCAGG GCCCCCACCCCCCAGCAGAGAGAGATGATGGAGGAGGCTGCTGCCAGGGTCGCCCAGGACAACTGTGAGCTGGCCTGCTGCTTCATCCAGaagactgcagtggagaaggctGGCCCAGAGATGGACAAGAGGCTGGCAACG GAGTTTGAGCTGAGGAAGCATGCCCGTCAGGAGGGCCGTCGCTACTGTGACCCCGTTGTGCTGACCTACCAGGCCGAGCGCATGCCAGAGCAGATCAGACTCAAG GTTGGAGGCGTAGACCCCAAACAGCTGGCAGTGTATGAGGAGTTTGCCCGGAATGTTCCAGGCTTCCTACCCAGCAACGACCTGTCTCAGCCCACAGGATTCCTTGCCCAACCCATGAAG caacaggcaTGGGCCACGGATGACGTTGCTCAGATCTATGACAAGTGCATGGCAGACCTGGAGCAGCACCTCCACGCCATCCCTCCCGCGCTGGCCATGAACCCTCAGACCCAGGCTTTGCGCAGCCTGCTGGAGGCCGTGGCCCTAGCCAGGAACTCCCGGGACGGCATCGCCGCTCTGGGCCTGCTGCAGAAG GCTGTGGAGGGTCTGCTGGATGCTACCAGTGGTGCCGATGCTGACTTGCTTCTGCGGTATAGAGAGTGCCACCTGCTGGTGCTCAAAGCCCTCCAGGACGGCCGGGCATACGGGCCACTGTGGTGCAACAAGCAGATTACCAG GTGCCTGATTGAGTGCCGTGATGAGTACAAGTACAACGTGGAGGCTGTGGAGCTGCTGATCAGAAACCACCTGGTCAACATGCAGCAGTATGACCTGCACCTGGCACAG TCTATGGAGAATGGGCTGCACTACATGGCGGTGGCGTTTGCCATGCAGCTGGTGAAGCTGCTGTTGGTGGATGAGCGCAGTGTGAGCCACATTACCGAGGCAGACTTGTTCCACACTATCGAGACTCTGATGCGAACCAGCGCCCACTCCAGGGCCAACGCACCTGAGGG GCTTCCTCAGCTGATGGACGTGGTCCGTTCCAACTACGAGGCCATGATCGACCGGGCCCACGGAGGACCCAACTTTATGATGCACTCTGGCATCTCCCAGGCATCCGAGTACGACGACCCGCCGGGCCTGAGGGAGAAGGCTGAGTACCTGCTGAGGGAATGGGTCAACCTGTACCATTCTGCAGCCGCCGGCCGGGACAGCACCAAGGCCTTCTCTGCCtttgtgggacag ATGCACCAGCAGGGCATTCTGAAGACCGATGACCTGATCACTCGTTTCTTCCGGCTGTGCACGGAGATGTGTGTGGAGATCAGCTACCGTGCGCAggccgagcagcagcacaacccCGCGGCCAGCGCCGCCATCATCAGGGCCAAGTGTTACCACAACCTGGACGCCTTTGTGCGCCTCATCGCCCTGCTGGTCAAGCACTCCGGAGAGGCCACCAACACTGTCACCAAGATCAACCTGCTCAACAAG GTTCTAGGTATTGTGGTTGGAGTGTTGATCCAGGACCATGATGTGAGACAGACTGAGTTCCAGCAGTTGCCTTACCACCGCATCTTCATCATGCTGTTGCTCGAGCTCAATGCCCCCGAGCACGTGCTCGAGACCATCAACTTCCAGACCCTCACCGCCTTCTG CAACACTTTCCACATCCTGAGGCCTACCAAAGCCCCTGGCTTTGTTTACGCTTGGCTGGAGTTGATCTCTCACCGTATCTTCATCGCCAGGATGCTGGCGCACACCCCACAGCAGAAG GGTTGGCCCATGTATGCGCAACTTCTCATTGATCTGTTCAAGTACCTGGCGCCCTTCCTGAGGAATGTTGAGCTTAACAAACCTATGCAAATCCTCTACAAG GGTACCCTGCGCGTCCTTCTGGTCCTACTGCATGACTTCCCAGAGTTCCTGTGCGACTACCACTACGGCTTCTGCGACGTCATCCCGCCCAACTGCATCCAGCTCCGCAACCTGATTCTGAGTGCCTTCCCACGCAACATGAGGCTTCCAGACCCCTTCACTCCCAATCTGAAG GTTGACATGCTCAGCGAGATCAACATCGCTCCGCGCATCCTCACAAACTTCACCGGAGTGATGCCCTCTCAGTTCAAGAAGGATCTGGACTCCTACCTGAAGACACGCTCCCCCGTCACCTTCCTCTCTGAGCTCCGCAGCAATCTGCAG GTGTCAAATGAGCCAGGCAACCGTTACAACATCCAGCTGATCAACGCTCTGGTGCTGTATGTGGGAACCCAGGCCATCGCACACATCCACAACAAGGGCAGCACCCCCTCCATGAGCACCATCACTCACTCAGCCCACATGGACATCTTCCAGAACCTGGCTGTGGACCTGGACACTGAGG GGCGTTATCTCTTCCTGAATGCCATTGCCAATCAGCTGCGCTACCCAAACAGCCACACCCATTACTTCAGCTGCACCATGCTGTACCTGTTTGCTGAGGCCAACACTGAGGCAATCCAGGAGCAGATTACCAG GGTTCTTCTGGAGAGGCTGATTGTGAACAGGCCTCATCCCTGGGGACTGCTCATCACCTTCATCGAGCTCATCAAGAATCCCGCCTTCAAGTTCTGGAGCCACGACTTTGTACACTGTGCCCCGGAGATCGAGAA gttgtTCCAGTCAGTGGCTCAGTGCTGCATGGGGCAAAAGCAGGCTCAGCAGGTGATGGAGGGCACTGGTGccagttag